One Fusobacterium periodonticum ATCC 33693 genomic window, ATTATTCAACTATTGCGCGCTTTCTTTCAAAAGCTACTGATGTTATCCATGAGTTGTTCTTTCAATTTGTAGATAAACTTTTTAAATTAAATGAAATTTCTACTGAAACTATTTACATTGATGGTACTAAAATAGAAGCTTATGCTAATAAATATAGTTTTGTTTGGAAGAAATCTACTTTAAAATATAAAGAAAGACTTGAAGAGAATATATTAGAGTTAATTGATGAATTCAACAAATACTTTAATAAAGATTTGGATAATATTTTTGATATTTTTTCATATTTAGAAAATTTAAATATTCAAAAAGTACATGGCAAAGGTAAAAGAAAAAGTAAAGAACAGATATTGCTAGAAAAGGCAGAATCATATATTGAAAGATTAAAAAAATACACTAACTATTTAGAGATTTTGGGTGAAAGAAATAGTTTTTCTAAAACAGATAATGATGCAACATTTATGAGAATGAAGGAAGATCACATGCGCAATGGTCAATTAAAGCCTGGATATAATCTTCAAATTGGAGTTATTAGCGAATATATAGCTTCTTATGAAATTTTTCATAATCCTTCAGACTCTAAAACTTTAGTTCCATTTCTTGAAAAAATTAAGTCTCAAAATATTGAAATTATAAATGTTGTAGCTGATGCTGGTTATGAAAGTCTTCCTAACTATGAGTATTTA contains:
- a CDS encoding IS1182 family transposase, translated to MIKQINNNKFFYFFQDKLFYINKDIDKDDPVRLLSAILEEMDFSNLMQVFPNKTKVHPVNMFALIIYAYSRGIYSTRGIEYLCKDSQRAQYLLNSPNIPDYSTIARFLSKATDVIHELFFQFVDKLFKLNEISTETIYIDGTKIEAYANKYSFVWKKSTLKYKERLEENILELIDEFNKYFNKDLDNIFDIFSYLENLNIQKVHGKGKRKSKEQILLEKAESYIERLKKYTNYLEILGERNSFSKTDNDATFMRMKEDHMRNGQLKPGYNLQIGVISEYIASYEIFHNPSDSKTLVPFLEKIKSQNIEIINVVADAGYESLPNYEYL